The following proteins are co-located in the Flavobacterium sp. CECT 9288 genome:
- the nuoK gene encoding NADH-quinone oxidoreductase subunit NuoK → MNNILNHIGIENYIFLSVILFCIGVFGVLYRRNAIIVFMSIEIMLNAVNLLFVAFSTYHQDAQGQVFVFFSMAVAAAEVAVGLAILVSIFRNLGSITIDNLKNLKG, encoded by the coding sequence ATGAATAATATTTTAAACCACATTGGTATAGAAAACTATATTTTCCTGAGCGTAATACTTTTTTGTATTGGTGTTTTTGGAGTTTTGTACAGACGAAATGCTATCATTGTATTTATGTCAATTGAAATTATGTTGAATGCCGTTAACTTGTTATTTGTAGCTTTTTCAACGTACCATCAAGATGCGCAAGGACAGGTTTTTGTTTTTTTCTCTATGGCAGTTGCTGCAGCAGAAGTAGCGGTAGGATTGGCCATTCTAGTTTCTATTTTTAGAAATTTAGGTTCGATTACAATTGATAATTTAAAAAACTTAAAAGGATAA